In the Arthrobacter sp. 31Y genome, one interval contains:
- the pstB gene encoding phosphate ABC transporter ATP-binding protein PstB, translated as MSKRIDVKDLNVYYGNFLAVEDVNINIQAKSVTAFIGPSGCGKSTFLRTLNRMHEVLPGARVEGEVLLDGDNLYGPGVDPVTVRTQVGMVFQRPNPFPTMSIRDNVLAGVKLNNKKISKGAADALVEKSLVGANLWNEVKDRLDKPGSGLSGGQQQRLCIARAIAVEPQVILMDEPCSALDPISTLAVEDLINELKDQYTVVIVTHNMQQAARVSDKTAFFNIAGTGKPGKLIEFADTTSIFNNPGQKATEDYVSGRFG; from the coding sequence ATGTCCAAGCGCATCGACGTCAAAGACCTGAATGTCTACTACGGCAACTTCCTGGCCGTCGAGGACGTCAACATCAACATCCAGGCCAAGTCCGTGACGGCTTTCATCGGCCCGTCCGGCTGCGGCAAGTCCACCTTCCTCCGCACGCTGAACCGCATGCACGAGGTCCTTCCCGGCGCGCGCGTCGAGGGAGAGGTCCTCTTGGACGGCGACAACCTCTACGGCCCCGGCGTGGACCCCGTGACCGTCCGCACCCAGGTGGGCATGGTCTTCCAGCGCCCCAACCCGTTCCCCACCATGTCCATCCGTGACAACGTGCTGGCCGGCGTGAAGCTGAACAACAAGAAGATCTCCAAGGGTGCAGCCGATGCCCTGGTGGAGAAGTCCCTGGTGGGCGCCAACCTCTGGAACGAGGTCAAGGACCGCCTGGACAAGCCCGGCTCCGGCCTTTCCGGTGGCCAGCAGCAGCGCCTCTGCATCGCCCGCGCCATTGCCGTTGAGCCCCAGGTGATCCTCATGGACGAGCCCTGCTCCGCCCTGGACCCCATCTCCACGCTGGCCGTTGAGGACCTCATCAACGAGCTCAAGGACCAGTACACCGTGGTGATCGTGACCCACAACATGCAGCAGGCCGCCCGTGTGTCCGACAAGACCGCGTTCTTCAACATTGCAGGCACGGGCAAGCCCGGCAAGCTGATCGAGTTCGCTGACACCACCAGCATCTTCAACAACCCTGGCCAGAAAGCCACGGAAGACTACGTCTCCGGCCGCTTCGGATAA
- a CDS encoding inorganic phosphate transporter, with amino-acid sequence MTIAFLVLVVALASGFAFLNGFRDVSNAVALSTRTRALTPSIAVLLAAIFNFVGAMLSGTFILAFTQSWITLPNGTSGLTMLASALTASILWGVYAWWRGIPLSSTNSLVGGLIGAGAASVLVGGNAVGGMDNVLLTQVVLPLVLSPVIAFVAAYLLVWPVTWAARYTQPNVVNRRFRRAQAVSTAAVAFGHGLQDGQRTAAVMVLAMIAAGLSGGSDVPLWILLLTAIMLTAGTLFGGWRISHTLGHKLIRVDPLRGFVAQTLTSVMLFVGAIGFHLPLSTTHTLTASVLGSGVNQRFNTVNRRLVRRILLFWVATPLITAAAAFVLELAFSPLADL; translated from the coding sequence GTGACCATCGCCTTCCTGGTCCTCGTCGTTGCTTTGGCCTCGGGGTTCGCGTTCCTCAACGGCTTCCGCGATGTCTCCAACGCCGTCGCGCTCTCCACCCGGACCCGTGCCCTCACACCGTCGATTGCCGTGCTGCTCGCCGCCATCTTCAACTTTGTGGGCGCCATGCTCAGCGGCACCTTCATCCTTGCTTTCACGCAGTCCTGGATCACTCTGCCCAACGGGACCAGCGGCCTCACCATGTTGGCCTCGGCGCTCACTGCATCCATCTTGTGGGGCGTTTACGCGTGGTGGCGAGGCATTCCCTTGTCCTCCACCAACTCCCTTGTTGGAGGCCTGATTGGGGCCGGAGCCGCGAGCGTCCTTGTGGGCGGCAACGCGGTGGGCGGCATGGATAACGTCCTGCTCACGCAAGTGGTACTGCCTTTGGTCCTTTCACCCGTCATCGCGTTCGTGGCCGCATACCTGCTGGTTTGGCCGGTGACGTGGGCTGCGCGCTACACGCAGCCCAACGTGGTGAACCGGCGGTTCCGACGGGCACAGGCCGTCTCCACCGCCGCTGTGGCGTTCGGCCACGGACTCCAGGATGGTCAGCGCACGGCCGCTGTCATGGTGTTGGCCATGATTGCGGCCGGATTGTCCGGCGGCAGCGACGTGCCGCTCTGGATCCTGCTGCTCACGGCTATCATGCTCACCGCCGGCACCCTGTTCGGCGGCTGGCGCATCTCCCACACCCTTGGCCACAAACTTATCCGTGTGGATCCGCTGCGCGGTTTCGTGGCACAAACCTTGACGTCCGTAATGCTCTTCGTCGGCGCCATCGGTTTTCACCTGCCGCTCTCCACTACCCACACGCTGACCGCGTCCGTGCTGGGTTCAGGCGTGAACCAGCGGTTCAACACCGTCAACAGGCGCCTGGTTCGGAGAATCCTGTTGTTCTGGGTGGCCACGCCGTTGATCACAGCCGCGGCGGCCTTCGTCCTGGAGCTGGCGTTCTCGCCCCTCGCGGACTTGTAA
- a CDS encoding DUF47 domain-containing protein, which yields MKLRLFPQEPAGLVLLAQMAGVIVAATGTLSEILGAPASEHQRLAEELHEHESKSLDLHFALLTHMRTSFVNPLPREDMYTLSRHLNEAMEKLDAAGDLVALYKLDRLPKRAADQLEIISRQAELTVDAMRKLEDLDELEDYWIEILRLAKRAERSHRIWVAEMLKDMKSTQYSRHRDIANQLVEVTKDMRKVATQVGSIIVKES from the coding sequence ATGAAGCTGCGCCTTTTTCCCCAGGAACCTGCCGGGCTCGTACTGCTCGCGCAGATGGCCGGCGTCATTGTTGCCGCGACTGGAACGCTCTCCGAAATACTCGGCGCGCCGGCCAGTGAACACCAGCGCCTCGCCGAAGAGCTGCACGAGCACGAATCCAAGTCCCTGGACCTGCATTTTGCGCTGCTGACGCACATGCGGACCAGTTTCGTGAACCCGCTCCCCCGCGAGGACATGTACACCCTCTCCCGCCATCTCAACGAGGCCATGGAGAAGCTCGACGCCGCCGGAGACCTCGTGGCGCTCTACAAACTGGATCGCCTTCCCAAACGTGCTGCAGACCAGCTGGAGATCATCAGCCGGCAAGCCGAGCTCACCGTGGACGCCATGCGCAAGCTCGAGGATCTGGACGAGCTCGAGGACTACTGGATCGAGATCCTTCGGCTGGCCAAGCGCGCAGAACGCTCGCACCGGATCTGGGTGGCCGAGATGCTCAAGGACATGAAGTCCACGCAGTACTCACGGCACCGGGACATCGCCAACCAGTTGGTGGAAGTTACCAAGGACATGCGGAAGGTCGCCACCCAGGTAGGCAGCATCATCGTCAAGGAATCATGA